A window of Narcine bancroftii isolate sNarBan1 chromosome 6, sNarBan1.hap1, whole genome shotgun sequence genomic DNA:
tgcactatagcgctaccaatttttctatgctgtttaaaaattgtccactattgcttatctattgctatttatttcctctctctctctctctctctctctcctcccccactgCGACTTTCACACGGCaaggtttataccttcattttaatcttttcttcctgcactcatgcaaaaactttcaATCCCATGATGCAatgacccatttcacacttgcctgattgcaatgccggcatctgcagatgccagggattgtacgagcagtcaaggccgtcaatccctAGCGTGGGATAACATCATCTGAAACTAgtattgagctgattttgctatCACACCTGCCAATTTAAAGGCTGATTGACTTTTGATTCCAgtatcacttgcaagtgtgaaaggggctaaagaaaGAGCTTAGCAGAACCCACTAAACAAAAAAGTAGTTAATACCACGGCACAATTAAATAACTAAGCAAGTGTGAAGGAGCGCTCAACTGGATCTTGTACCGCGGTGTAGAAAATGCCTAGAGATTAACCTGCAACCTTCATAGCAAAGTAAGAAAGAAAATAGTCAGGGCCAAAGTGTTGGTACTTTACTAAACAGTTGATGTTGTCGAAGTTTCTTCCAAAAATTGATAAGCAGCCTTAAGAAAGTTGAACCActttggagatttgtccaacaTCATTACTGAAGTCTTAACATGTTTTGGCTTTCCAGAAGTCTGAATAATTGAAACAAAAGATGATACATATCTTCTGAGACTAACAGCTTTTCTTTCTGTATTTTCTGATAGGAATACTTAAATGAAAATCCTGTGTACGAGCAGCGGAGAAACCTAGACCGTCAGGCTGGCTTAGTGGTGATCATGGAGACAGAACGCCGGCGACAGGCAGGGCTCAAGAGGAAAATGGATGAAGAGAAGGAAGTTCAGAAACAGAAGTTGGAGGAAATTGATGAGAGCAAGGCAAAACTAATCAAATTGGATATGGAGGAGCATGAGAATGTCACTGAGCTGGAAGAGGAAAAAAGTGACCATTCATCCTCTCACATGATTGAGCCCAGTAGCAAGCCTGGTATAAAACTAATGCTGAAAATGGATGAGATTGAAGATAAGAAAGATGAGGAACAGGGTTTGTCCTTTGGAAAATTTAGCTGGAAGAAACCtgagaaagaggaagagaaaagCAGCTTGTTGGGAACAAAGGAAGAACAGGCTGAAGGCAGCAAAGAGAAAGATGATGGCAAGGGGCAGGGGGCTAAATCTGCCACTAAAACAATTGAAATCAAACTCTCAGGAAAGACTCTCATTGCTCATACAAGCCCATGGGTACCATTTACCTCAGTAACCACCACCACACAGGCAAAAATCAGACCCAATCTTCCAGTAGCTAATGTGCCAGAGAGGAAAAGTAGCACCACATCAGTGAATAAGCCAACAACATTGGACACGTTCCTCTCTATTCGTTCATCAGGGGCTTCTAACAAGCCATTACCTGTGGTTAAGGCTGGAATGTTGTTGGCTCCTGAAGTGATTTCCAAAGCCTTTGGTGGTGAGGAAGTAACTTTGAAAGGAAGTGTTCTAGATGTACAGAGAGAGGCAGATCCCTTGGCTGAAGAACCTGCCCCTGGAGTCTCCGAATGTGAGCAAACTGTTTTGGCTATAACGGTtcgtcctcctccaccacccccacccacgtCTCTCAGTGACTCCACCAAGAAAATAGAGAAACCCAAAAGCTGTTTGGCTGCTGCAAACGCTAAAGATTTGTATGGTATTTACTACAGTAGATCGAGGAAGAGCCCAGCTGATAGCAGACTTGGCGGCAGTGCACACAATCCCAAATTGGTGCATGGGTCCCTGAAGCCATTGCCAAATCAGGTCAAAATGGGAGAAGCAAGCTCTTCCACAGAGCTGGGTCTCACAAAAAACGCTGCCATGGACATTCCTAAAGCAACAGACCCAGATCAAAAAAATGAAATGGAAACCGATGAACAAGCTGAAAGTAGGTATCCTCCTGATGTACAAGATTTGCCACAATGTGAAGATGATATTTTAAGTGACACAGCAGCAGAAAAACTGAATCAAGGTGAAGTGATTGTTGCTCAACATGACAGCCGTGCCGAAAAGAAGGCGATGGGCACTGTGGAGCAAGGTGAAAATAACTTagcaggaaatgttgaagaaCTGGATAGTTCTGTTTTACAGACCATGGTTGAACAACCCCAGCAGTATGAAGATGAAACTAAAGAGGCTGAGAATGTAGAATTGCATGGTCCCATTTTAGAGGGTAATGCAGAACAATGCATCATCCCTGAAACTGTTAAGGACATGCATATTGCAGAAGAAGATGAACAGTGTGACGATGGTTTAGGCACTTCAAATGCATTTGAGACGAAAAATATAGAATTGGTCGCATCTCCATTGGGTGGCACTGCAGATGACCCACAGGCAGGTGAAACTGAAAGTTGTAACCTCACTGTGGGAGAAGCAGAAGATGTTGATGCCCCTGTGATCGTAGCTGGTTCTTTATCTGATGCCCAAAGAGTCTCCAGTCTGGCAGATCAAGTTAGCAGTGTATTAGAGAGCTCTCCAAAGCAGTGTGATAGAAATTTAAATGTACCTATTCCAACAAAGCAGGGTCGcaatttggaaatggattcccaAATATCAGATAGCTCCACAGATTATTTAAAAGAATCTGACATTATCTTGAGCTTTCCTGAGCCAGTGGATAAGGTTAAGGTTGTGAAAATGAGTGCCTCTGAATTGGACAAACCTGTAGATCACACAGGCAAATGCTCTATTGGCCCCAGCCTCTCTCAACCAACAAATGAAGTTGAGGATGTGAATATAAATGCATCTGTTTTGGGCAGCACTGGAAGTCAAGTTCAACAGTGTGAGTCAGATATTAGTTACTCTGAGTCAATAGATCAGGCTAAAGATGTAGAGGTGGATCCCCCAACCAACAATTACAAAGACCAAGGAAGCAAAAGTGATGCTGTCCCTAGCTTCTGTGAGCCATCAGACGATACAAAGGTAGATGTCCCTGTTTTGGACAGCACCGCAGATCATCTGGATCAGTGTGATACAGGTATTAGTTTTTCTGACCCAGTGGATGAAGCGGATATACCTGTTTTAGACACCACAGCAGACCAGCTGAAGCCCTGTGATACTGGTCGATGTTTCTCTGATGCAGTGGATAAAGCTAAGAGTATAGAAGTGGATGCTTTTGTATCAGACGGAGCAGCAGAATTTCCACGGCACTGTGATACTGGCATTAGCTTTCCTGATGAAGTGGAAGAGGCTGAGGATATAAAAGTGGCAGCTTGTATATTAGGTGACAATGCAGAGGCCCAGTGTGATGCTGGCTTCAGCATTCTCAATCCAATAGACAAGCTGGGACATCTGAAAGCAAATGCACCCAAATTACATAGCACAGTGGAACAGCAGCAGCATTATGATAAGGTAGAGGAGGTGAGGGATGAAGAAATAGATGGTGAAAGAGAGAGGTTGATTGGGAATAGTGAAATGTGCAGTTCACTTCAGACTGACCTCTGTCCTCTCCTGGATCAGCAAGGATTAGAAATGACCAAGTCTTTGTATGTTAAACCCTGGATTAGTACTGAAGAACAAAGGAGTTCACTGCAGGCTGAGCAGATTGGTAATGTTAATCCTGAACCAGAACATCAAAATGGCAGTGGTATAATTGGTATTCCAGATCCAACCAAGTGTTGGGAGGAAAGTGAGGTGAGCACCCTCAGTCCTGAAGCGCAGAGATCAGACAATGGAGCAGACCCTTCGGGGCATAATATTCATGTGAGCACATTGGAGAGGACAGAGAAGGAAACCAGCATGCCAGTCATCACTCAGTCAGGGAAAGCTGGAAGCAGTGGTCATGTGGGTACTCAAGAGGACTGCAAGATCAGTGGCAGCTCGCGCACCTCTTCCAGACGAGCAGCCCAAGCTGGAAAGGCTGCAGTGTGCGTGCAGACACCTGATAATGCGGCTGAATCAAGCGAGTCTGGGAACATCCAGGAACCCAGCAAGCAGCTACGTCGCAGGAGTGCAAGAAACCTTCGGTCAGCAAAGTAGTCGTGGAAACTGGGATGGAAAGAACAGAGGGATATCTGCAGGACAGGATGATTAGCCTGTTCGTGGACAGTGAGACACCAAATCCTCAACGTTCTCATCTGCAAACCATGGCCTACTCTTGTTGGCCTCtgactttatattaaaaaaaaggttttgggtgtttttgatttgtttttctgctttttttttagacatgcatGCTATAAACGTTCCAGCTAAGGATTCCAATTACACTGGATAGTGCTGTGTAGCattacaatttattttatttacgCATGGTGGTGCATTATGTTATAACAGGCACATAGTACAGGATATATCTAAATCTCAGCTTGACGAGTTTGAGAAGATAGACACCTAGTTACATCATTTCCAAACTTGAGTTGAAACTTTTACAACACTTCTCTAATTTGTTGCTGTCATTCACTTGGCACTAACTGTAAAGCATTGGATGTATTTGTAGTTCATTCTATTAATTCCCTGTATCGTACATTAAACAATAGTGTCAAGTCTGTCTGTTTCTTTGTTTCCTGATTCTGCAGTCTGTTCTTCACTGAATAGACAGTCTTTGCTGGTGTCTATCATTCTGAGTGGAGAAGGAGGGGAAGATGATCATGGACCAAAATTGTGGTTGTTTAACTTTTCATTTTCTTCCATAAATGCTATGCTTTGTAATATAACATAATGCAGCAAATTTCCAATATTACAGCGTACAGTGCAATGAAGAACAGATCAAAATGAAATGGAGAAAGGAAGATTTTTAATGTTCTGAACACATTATCAAATATCAGCTGATTGATAATTATTATCTGATTCTGTTCTAAActgctatgtaaaaaaaaaaaattttgtgaaCTTGATGGATTGTAACTGAAAGTTGCTTGGATGACACTTACTTGCATTTATTGCTGTGTTGAAATGTTCTAAATAAACTTCATTCAACTGTAGAAATGTGTCTGTCGTTGATCAGTTTGCAGCTGTAAGATGCTTTGAAGTAGTCACATAGCCTGAAGTTTGACCTACATCTTCCAAGGAGCACAGAGCAGGATTATTTCAGtcaattttttttgtggaaatATGTTACTATGTAAGTTCAGTTGACCGACTGATTACCAGATCTGCTTTGTGGTAGAGGCTTAAATTCAGCCTGAATGTGTAGTTATAGGAAGCCAATATTGAAAGCAAAATTAATCATAAAACTGCTCTCATTTTCACGTTTTATTCATCTCAGCTATTCAGGTTCTCCCAACTATTATTTTGTCTGACTAGGAGAGATGGTTATATGGTCtctacttttttaaaagtctgccATTAAAGAGTACCTTGTTAATTTGCTCTCTTTGTGcatcctctcctttcctccctaccTCTCAGCAGGGTCAAGATACCAAATAGAATTTACAGATGTAAAGATGTAAGTTCTAAATTTTGAAATGCAAATAGTCTtgtatattaattttatttttatcatgGTTATGATGTTTATGTATAGGtaatatttttttctaatctctGATATGTTTGCATTTAAAGTTCAGATCTGCCAAGGAGAATTCTGGCATTCTTGGAGAAGATATACTGTGCATGGAATTTGTGGTATGGTTACTTGTGTATCTTACTTCGAATAGTtctgaaatttttcttttaagattACAGATTTTTCTCAAAAAAATTGTGTGCTTTCTGCTACGTTCAAATTCTTAGCCTACATGAGATAAATATTGCTTCCTGTAAATCTGCAGTTCTTTgcattcaactccatctgccattttgcagtccTTTCTTCTAGCTGATCCAAATCCCTCTGGAAACTTTGAAAACATTCCTCAGTGTCCATTACAGCCCCAATCTTACTGATCCAGTATTCCACATCATCTTCtcgatcattgatgtagatgacaaacaacagaacACCCAGCCCCAGTCCTTGAGGTGCAcaattagtcacaggcctccaattatctcacaatttttttcaaaattctgtCATTCTACGCTTGTAAAAgcataatgatggagaaactgagcaggtcagacagtgtactttatatagcatagataaagatacataatcaacattttgggattGAATGGGAAAAAGTCAGCGGGTGCCTACAAAATTGGTGTGGGGGGTGGTAGGGGAGGAGCACTGGCTTTTGGGTCCAAGCTCCTCCCCTACCATTTAGTTttggcacctgctgacattttttcataccttaataaagggctcaagcccgaaacatttgttatgtatttttaagtacattgtttgaccagctcagtttctcccaacattatgtttttacctcaacttttgtgttttaattctaTGTCTGTAGTCATTTACCCCTCCCTTGGTGAAGAATGGGCTCATCAATGTAATGATGGTGTAGGGGGTATTGATagcctgtgtgtgtatgtctataCTTTGCTCTCATGGTTGCAGCGAAGCAAACTGGGATCCTAATGTCAATGTGGGAAGATGTTCCACAGCAATGTTAGGTAGAGAGCTTTAGGATTTACACTGAAGAAAGGGCAATATATTTCCAGGATTTGTGTGATTCTGTGCAGGCCTTAGAGAGTCATAGAATCACATAAAACACAACAGACCGTTTGCCCAAACGTCCATGCTGACCAGATTGGCATCATTCTCGGCTAGTCCCATTTGACTCCGTTCCTATTGATTTgttcctctggcaacttgttctaGATACAGACTACCAGTTGGATGAACGTTTCCTTCAGctccttaaatctctcccctctcatcttaaaccaatgtcctctagtTGTAGTATTGCCTACTCTGGAAATAAGTCTGTGAGCACTCACTTTGTCCATGTGCCTTGTGATTATACCCCAatcaggtcactcctcagcctcctactctccaaggaataaagatccAGCCTGCCCAACCTCTTTGTAACtcatcatcatggcccatcccttcgcgagcgaagatgaacacggtgcttTGTAGTTCTTCTGCCCTCAAAGAAttttttgtagttgttggcacattgtgataTGCCACTGCGAATCGCGGAACACCATGCAGTGcgatttctatttatttatttatttatttttaattgcgaAGTTCTCCCAGTCAGcatggttgacatggaatgactggagattgcGCTTGATTAGGTCTTTGTAGCGAAGACATGGGCATCCAACAGGGCAGGaagcatctggtagcccaccgtagaggacatctttgggcaatcaGCCGTCCTCTATATGGTCAATGCGGCCAGCCCACTGCAGGTGGAAAGTGGAAATTGAGTAGAGGTCCGTACTTCCagttttctccaggacttggacgtTTGTGATTCTGTCGCACCATGAATAgcctaggatggatctgaggcagcGGAAATGGAATGCATTAAGGTGgtgttcttgctttctgtatgCGACCCAGCTGTAGAGAAGAGTACTCAGCATGCAGGCCTCGTAGACTCGGatcttcaacttggtggagaggCGGCAGTTATCCCACACATGGGCACGGAGGCGTCTGAAGGTAATGGATGCTTTTCCCAGGCGTGTGTCCAGTTCTGTGTAAAGTTCATTGTTGTCATGGTGTAACTCGCCCTCAAATTCTGATAACATCctaggtgaatctcttctgcaccccttccaatatAATGACGTTCTTCCTGTGGTtctgtgaccagaactgcacacagtactctgtgCAGTCTTATTAAATACTTGTGCAGCTGTATCACGAgatcccaacttttgtactcaactTCACTATCCTGTCCATCTTCATGAAACTATGCACCTAGATTCCGAGGTTTCTCTTTTCAACAAGATTCATTAGGCATTCTACCACTTCCTGTTTACTTCCTACCCTAATTTGGGGATTCAGAACCAGGGGCTGAGGAAGTGTAGCTTGACTGCCTTCAACCCTctggatcactgcaggacagaacaGGAAGCCTTGCAACTATGGAGGTTAATGTGGCAGCATTATTGGAGGAGATGGTGGGATCCATGGACCctctgtctctgaagggaccttCTGTTGCTTCTCTCTATCTTGTTTGTGGCACTGGACTTTTAACACCTCTTTCTGCATATTTTCTGTCCATGacaacaaatggaatgttggtcaaAGTACAACACCTAACACTGCTGTATGCACTGCCGCATAgaacagtggaagccagatcactgcgagtatttaaacaagaaatagacaagtatctccaTTTGCCATTGTTTGATCCACTTTCCAGCTGGTATTGATCCTGCTGTAACTTGTAAGAGATGGTATTTCCTTTCTCTGGTTATGTTTATTCTTCCAAGTGATGCCATTAATCTGTGACATTTTGGGATATTCTGCATTGTATCTTGTATGCAATACTTGTGTTGTACCAGTTATTGAGTGAAGCCAATCAAGTAGGTTACATTGCAGAATACTCTGCCATGGATATAATCTAATACAAATGGTACTCAGTGACCCTTCAAATGTTGATGAATGAATAGGTGATGGAGATATCATTCATGAAGTAGTGAGCACAAAAGGTGTGTTGATTTTCTTGGTAAAGATTCTTGCCTGCCATTTGTGTCTTATGGATGTTATCTGCCACACATCTTTCCAAGTCTTCATGCATTTGGAGATGAGACAAATTATTTTCTGAAGGGTTACAAATAGACCTGAATGTTGTGAATCATTAAGTGATCCCCCTTACTTTTGGTAATGTTATGGTACAAAAGTCTCTGAAGTAATCTAATTCCCGCACTGAATACTAAACACTGAATTTTCACTTTTAACAGTATTTTCATGCCCTACCTCTTCATCCATTGATTCTTCTCTCTCCCTTGAGCAATCAATGGCTAAGATTCCAGAATacaggatagagaattccaaagcttaGCTATCCTTTGCAGTGGTCCTCCAAGGATCAGTGTGTGAGACCGAGATTAACCATATGTACCATGCATAATTTGTAGCAACCAATTGGCTATGCAGATCAAATGTGATATTTGTGTTGAATAGGGTGAAAAGATGAGTTGTAATGAAGGTAAGAAAGAGGCTTCAAGTGAATGTGGAAAGTTAGTGAGTGGGTGACATGGCAGACGGAGCACAATCGCAAAAAAATGCAGTTATCCACTTGAGTagaaaacaaatttattttttgttatGAGAGAGGAATTGGTGTATTTGTGCTCAAGTTACCAAAGGCTAATGTGTAGATGGGGCAGGCAATTTGGAAAGCCAATGCAGGATGCCAGTCTTCAATGCTCAAGGATGAAAGTACAGCACTGATGAGGTCTTACTGCAGCCGATGAGACTCAACTTGCAGTATTCTGTGCAATTTTAGTTTTACCAAAAATAAAGGATATATTTGCTGTAGAAGATTTGCAGCAAAGATTCACTAGATTGGTTCTTGGGGTCTATGAGGAGGGGTGAGTATGCGCCGCCTCTTTGTTCCACTCCAGTGAAATTGATAAATTTGttgacaccactgttgttggccaaGTAACAGAGAATAAGTCAGAATACAGGAcaggactgtgtgcagttttgggcccctatcATGAAAGGATGTGATacgttggagagggtgcagaggagatttactcaaatgattcctggaatgcaagggctaatgtacgaggagcgtttggcagctcttgggttgtattcattggagtataggagaatgagagaatATCTCATCGAGgtatttcgtattttgaaaggtttaggtaGGGTGGTtgcggataagatgtttcccttggtgggtgaatcgaggacaaggggtcatcaTCTGAAAATTGgaagttatccatataaaacagagattaggaaaaacttctttagccagagggtcatggatctgtggaactcactgccgcatacagcagtggaagccagatcactgcgagtatttaaacaagaaatagacaagtatctcattagtgagggcaccaagggatatggggaaaaagccgGATATTGGAACTAGTATAGAGtggcttagtgtagatttacagaacaggtTCGATGggtctagtggcctgcttctgttcctttgtcttgtgatcttgtgaatttaGTTGTGcgatgccagaacaacaatcttgttcccaacgtcagcaagaccaaggagctttagacatacagcatgataacaagccctgccgtccaattacacccaattaacctacaacccccgtacatttttcaaaggtgggaggaacctggagcacccaggaaaaacccacgcaggacAGAGATTGATAAAATAATCTTGCTCtgaatgtcagcaagaccaagaagTTAATAATGGTCTTGAGGAAAGAGTGACCACATAGCTGTATTTGTTGACAGGACATCGTTGGAGAGGGTCAGTTCCTTCTTGTTAAAATGAAGTCTATATAccggaggatgtttcctggagccagcacattgaaacatctgtggaaagagaagagaTTTGGCATATTGTCTAATACTCTTATCAAGCTTCCTTTGGTGCAATGTGGAAAGTACAGACtctataaataacctggatgaggaagtggagggatgggtaagtttggtgatgacacaaaggtttgtggggggggggggggggtactttcAAAGGTTACGGAGGGACATAGATAGGATTAAAAagtgggctgagaagtggcagatggagttcaacccagataagtgtgaagtgattcattttggtcagtcaaatatgatggcagaatatagtattaGTGGTA
This region includes:
- the LOC138737392 gene encoding zinc finger protein 318-like; this translates as MTISSSCIKIAVFPPFIPRMCNISGVEISERGTTGLVRILMAALGMFILFENPTFSTVLQNMTPALGLLPLHSTNQWWFIIQVRKFLDHFLHMLSISHSLSSPPSPSLSKSGHAQSGPSARVGQAQGSVEKWLHFGQASSRPLFASSPFDSKSSSNEMADDLMYRSHLPHSTRMQAKYSLRDDRSPGFLDMMHAGDMYKRRSDYGSHSLSQREGRRSGDHDGDQYKKIPYSHLRSDDRGRDSKRSRLEHRSHSRDRHSREHRSRSSERPRSYRTRSPDRPQNLTRNQNANNSRGREHSPYSKNDEFRELEIACRRKEQEERIRAEMFPPSQHELSRSSYGLSEHFEKSALSMQHSPRSGYVFHRPDEAPQMPKKSILKKRIEPGLEPSTAMQFEYGGIPLNEKRVHQDRYSPLESFIRDNREMHRVSETGGLPGLTNANFRFAKYGTNSELDIPSENKDCATDFLLPHEQASQENHGFSHILGLLAGVDKNSLQERKHNFPDIEDEERFLYGKDEEEKTVSGKFRSPSSRNLPVRQTSLPEELSCSTSMKPDKEYEKIHDLLKTIGLDIGVSEISKLAVRTQERLHGKKTSTRSSDGPSKSHHSGSLDKRKIQNDAKSPEPHPQSRINLAKQENISCPGLKETKESFRREMTVKTKEHERAIPQYSAPTIPVTCKPGLLPNPPPAYVMPPYGQYPVPAINYLPNPPIPNFNQYDPYLTYSTPAWPIYPPPQVSEPSSPMVVVMQQPNVSRPNLRVIETVKAPKDNVEHKRGDSVLVQVQTTPSPTNTPVSSSNRMTISKSTEEEKRKAEQKQKVLEEKAKLQKEKESQQKCLDYLGNELQKIRKQQGELLRKKRREKDGHKDPLLVENGKLQEDTIRQMSIVRQKVEDTVKKISELEKVAQILGVEIQEKTSKKDDILEKVLLEGVKLPSSKEISTRTGSLKELDDKTEKLHERISEAGDVYEYYDAGNHWCKSCNTICGTLFDFFTHMHNKRHRQTLDPYDRPWSTRMLNEDKNDSIKRTDKVTMPAKGSEFLMPITGFYCQLCEKFYGDQICAEDHVKSHGHNDKYKEYLNENPVYEQRRNLDRQAGLVVIMETERRRQAGLKRKMDEEKEVQKQKLEEIDESKAKLIKLDMEEHENVTELEEEKSDHSSSHMIEPSSKPGIKLMLKMDEIEDKKDEEQGLSFGKFSWKKPEKEEEKSSLLGTKEEQAEGSKEKDDGKGQGAKSATKTIEIKLSGKTLIAHTSPWVPFTSVTTTTQAKIRPNLPVANVPERKSSTTSVNKPTTLDTFLSIRSSGASNKPLPVVKAGMLLAPEVISKAFGGEEVTLKGSVLDVQREADPLAEEPAPGVSECEQTVLAITVRPPPPPPPTSLSDSTKKIEKPKSCLAAANAKDLYGIYYSRSRKSPADSRLGGSAHNPKLVHGSLKPLPNQVKMGEASSSTELGLTKNAAMDIPKATDPDQKNEMETDEQAESRYPPDVQDLPQCEDDILSDTAAEKLNQGEVIVAQHDSRAEKKAMGTVEQGENNLAGNVEELDSSVLQTMVEQPQQYEDETKEAENVELHGPILEGNAEQCIIPETVKDMHIAEEDEQCDDGLGTSNAFETKNIELVASPLGGTADDPQAGETESCNLTVGEAEDVDAPVIVAGSLSDAQRVSSLADQVSSVLESSPKQCDRNLNVPIPTKQGRNLEMDSQISDSSTDYLKESDIILSFPEPVDKVKVVKMSASELDKPVDHTGKCSIGPSLSQPTNEVEDVNINASVLGSTGSQVQQCESDISYSESIDQAKDVEVDPPTNNYKDQGSKSDAVPSFCEPSDDTKVDVPVLDSTADHLDQCDTGISFSDPVDEADIPVLDTTADQLKPCDTGRCFSDAVDKAKSIEVDAFVSDGAAEFPRHCDTGISFPDEVEEAEDIKVAACILGDNAEAQCDAGFSILNPIDKLGHLKANAPKLHSTVEQQQHYDKVEEVRDEEIDGERERLIGNSEMCSSLQTDLCPLLDQQGLEMTKSLYVKPWISTEEQRSSLQAEQIGNVNPEPEHQNGSGIIGIPDPTKCWEESEVSTLSPEAQRSDNGADPSGHNIHVSTLERTEKETSMPVITQSGKAGSSGHVGTQEDCKISGSSRTSSRRAAQAGKAAVCVQTPDNAAESSESGNIQEPSKQLRRRSARNLRSAK